In Falco rusticolus isolate bFalRus1 chromosome 11, bFalRus1.pri, whole genome shotgun sequence, the genomic window GTTACTTATGAAAGGGTCTTTTCCTGAAGGCATGCAGGAATGAACTATCTTCTAGGCACCAACTTTTGGGTTTGGTTACTCCCTTAACCCTACTGACATAAGCAGAGCATCCCCCAAGCAAAaacagggcagcagctgggtaGTGTGCCTATTATTCAGGAAAAGGCAGGTGATAGTGGAAAACCTTGCTTGTAGGAGGTCTGAACAGAGACACATACTACATGATCTTGATGCACCTTGCTAACTTTATGTTCTGTACCATGTGTAACTCAAAGATAATCTTGCATTCAATTTCCAGTGCCAATCATACATGGTGACagtgatgcttttttatttttttaaatagagttATCAATACGTTGATATTTCAAATATCTCCCATAAATTCCATAAAAAGCAGGCTTTTAATCTGCAATAACAGTACCTGGATAAATGTATGTTACTCAAGTGCCACCTGCTGTACTGACTAAACGTCATAAGAAGGCAGAAGTGAATCCTTCCAGGCACTCTGGGCTGCAACTGGATTCTCCAGCTTTTTTAagctctattttttttacttcattttaaagattGGTGCTGACAAAGGGACTAGAGATGATTCGTTGCCATCTACTACAGCGCTAAGATTCTGATACCTCACTTAAGCTCAGATTGGTTATTCAGTGGCATAAATGAatgttctttgaagaaaaaattgctAATCAAGGTTTTAAATTGTGCAGGCTGCACTGCCTGGGAAGCACCACTTCTTAAACAGGGTGTGCACACAAACACAAGCGCCGGCCCTGCCAGTGTTGTACAGGCAGGCCCAGTTggtgagctctgcagcagctgccctgccacCGTCTTTTTCATCTGGTACTTCTCATTCTGGGGGTagagaaaagcaagatttttcaCAGCCCTTGTTCAAAATTTGAGCACAGCCCTTCACCTGGGACCTTCTCTTGCTGTAGGTTTAGTCCTTCCTGATTATTACGGACATTTTGTAAGTGGGAATTTGTACACAGCCTTCTCCAGCAGACAAACCGGAGGCCCCAACACATTTTTCCAGTGTTCTTAAACTGTTTtatagttttataaataaatagcaGTAACATTGTCGTCTTGCCTCATGACCTGGAGAGTAGATGTGATAAAAACCAGCCCCACAACCAGATTCCAGATGATTTTTCCACAGGATGTGGCTACAGCACgggaaggaaagggaataaaaattGCCAGGAAAGTAACATTTGCTATAAATAAGCACACCACATGTACTTAATTAGGTAAGGCTGGTCAACCCAAGAGCAGCAGATCTTGCCAAATTACTAGgccaaaaagaaaagtgaaagggCGTGAGGCAGCTTGGAAGAGGAACCGAGTGCCCAGTGCCAGCAAGCCACGGGGTGTTTCCTTATTCATcacttttaaagtatttttctaaaataatggATTTACTTGAAGACTCTGACATGAATATTTATGCCAATGCTCTTACTCATACTTAAAAACACTCTGTATGTTCTTACATGACTTCATTAGGGCCATCACCCTGAGAAACCTCGTGCACTCTCCCGTCTGTTGAAATGAGGCCTCATGCAATTTGTTTTTCACGGTCTATCAGCTACTGACGGTTTCTCCGTTATTTTACTGAAGCGAAGGTGCGCACAAGGGAATTCCCGCACAGGCTTTCCTCCTGAGGAGCCCGGGCCTGCGCTGTGACCGAGCCACAGCGGCTGCTGTCGGAAAAGAAACTGCCGTAAGTAATAAAAGGGCCGATATACGAGCGGCCTGtacagctgcagagctggcgaggccctccccagctgccagaGGAGCCCCCTCTCCCCCGGCAGCCAGAGGAGCCCCCTCTCGCCCACCGCCCGCCCGTGGCGGCCGCCGCCCTCGCCGGGGCGCACTGCGCAtgcgccgcccgcccgggccgCCCGCAGCCCTCCGGGCCGCCGGGGGGCGCACTTCCGGCGCGCTCCCTTCCCGCGACCGCGCTGAGGTGGCCGACGCGCCGCCTGACGAAAAcccgcggccggcggcggccccgctcAGTGCGGCAGCGGGACGCAGGCGCGGCAGAcagcccgcccgccgcaggACCCCGGGCCTGTtccgcggcggcggcgcctgGCGCTGcgctcggctcggctcggcggGGCCCAAGATGTCGACCAAGAATTTCCGCGTGAGCGACGGGGACTGGATCTGTCCCGACAAGAAGTGAGCGCGGGGGGGGCAGCCGCCTGTCCGCCGCGGGGTGCGGGCCGCGGCTCGGCTCGGGACGGGACGGTCCCGGCCCGCGGGGCAGCACCGGGCCGGGGGGAGCCGCCGCTACCGGCTCTCGGGGGGTTCGCAGCTGCGGGCCCCCGGCCCAGCGCCGGGCCCGGCCTGGGCAGCCTCGTGGTTCAGCCGCAGCGCACTCCGCGGGGAATCGCAAGGCGTTTGCTCCGGGCGCGGGGTGTGTGCCTTGCCCAGCCTTGGGCTGACAGGCCTCTTCGGCCTCCTGGTTTGTTTCCAGGTGTGGGAACGTGAACTTTGCCAGGAGAACCAGCTGTAACAGATGTGGAAGGGGTGAgtgtcagggttttttcctcctcgtctatttctgccttttttaaaagcaaagaatattacatctttttaattaatcatGAATCAAGACGTTTGAggactgtttgcttttttcttttccagaaaaaacgACAGAAGCCAAAATGATGAAAGCTGGAGGGACTGAAATAGGAAAGACACTTGCTGAAAAGAGTCGTGGCCTCTTCAGTGCTAACGACTGGCAGTGTAAAACGTatgcccttttaaaaaaatgcagagcgTTCCCTTTAGAGCCGCACAGCACATCCACAGTATGATACTTAATTCTTGTCAGTATAAATGTGCTTGTACTGGCAAGAGAAAAGTGACCAAAACTTGCAGCTGCTCCACTAGTAGTGTTTTGCTGTGAGGATAGCATTCATGTTTGTTTGCTGGACAACATTTGCGTAACTAACATGACTggaaaaagatattaaaaaaatcaggactAGACAGgtaaaagttcattttttttctttgataagcCAAGACAAAAGTtcagaagaaatggaagtgaCAACGTTGTTGCAGTATGGTATTTTATTGTCAACATTCACTGAATTTTTAAGGCTTAGCACATAATTAAATTCTCAGGTGTTTCCCCAAACCAGCAATCGAGAATATTAAGATCTAAATTGGAAAAGGACCActttaataaaatgctttgattttttgaaaggtgctttcacattttctggAGCAGTTTTAAggatttcagtttctgctggtTGAGTAAGCTGCCTGACCAGTgaaacctggattttttttgaaattttttttctgtcagaactTAGCTATGTTCAGCCCAATACAGCACGAGATGGGCAGGTTTCCCAGGCAGCACCATGGGTCCGGTGCCTGAGGGAGTTCACTTGATGGCACGCTCCAGGATTGTCATGTCTTTCCAAGTTCAGGGCTAGGCTCTGTTATATGgacctcctcctctcctctttgGAACTGAGCTGCATCCCGATGATAGTGTTACGGATGGCTGAGCATGAGTGGCCTTTTAGGACACTAAGATAGAAACGCAGTAACAGAAGCACATAACTGTAGCTACACATCGCTGTAAGACAATGACTGCTCAAAAGCATTATTCCCATGGTAACTCCTTTGTTAACTCCTCAGAGCCCTGAGTGCCAATAGTGGAGAATAAGGAATTTTAACACTTTGTGTAACCTTCTGTTAAATTGTCTGCCTACCTGcttgttaattttaattctttctcctTGATTTGTCCAGTATGGTCATCATCCTCATGCTGATTCTTGCAGTTCTTTGTATCTTGGTAACTGTTGGCCATGGGGTTAATTGTACTAGTGACAGCCGATCACTGCTAAACCTTGGCAAATACATttctatgatttcttttttgtttttgtaagtaTTGCCTCAACAGTTAAgctttttgattttaaattaaatacttctggtttctgttttgttctttttgcctCTGAAGATGTGGTAACGTGAACTGGGCCAGAAGATCGGAATGTAATATGTGTAATACTCCAAAGTATGCTAAACTGGAAGAAAGGACAGGTAAGATGtatatggttttaaaatactcaaattactgtaataaaaacttttttttataactgACAGTGTAATTTAATCAAAGGGATTGTTTTCACAGCAGAACTAGCAAAGTGGAGATATGTAAATAAATCTGTAGGTTCTTAGACCTGATTACTTTTAGTAGTGTGTAAGGTATGTGACAGTTTCATTTGGAAAGTCAATGAATATTCAGCTTAAACTGCCTCTGTATTTAACTTTGATACTAAGCTGTTTGGGAGGAGTAATGCAATATCTTATTAAACTTCAAAAGGTCTAGTGTATGTACAACGTCCATCTACAGAGACCTCAGCAGTCACAAGAGTGGTGTTTGAAGGCTGTGTAGTTTAGACTGCTATTTCTTAATGAGGTTTGAGGTTTGGTCACACTGAGATGCATTTTAAGTTCCTCCTGCATTAACAATGAGCCCGGTGGTAACTAGAACAGAGGATATCCTTACAGTGCGGTCGGAGCTATTTATACTGTTACCACTGCAAATGGGATCAGGCAGAGAATTTAATACATAGAGTATAACTaatgcatataaaaaaagaagcagggagaggagcacaGAGCTTAttattcagaaggaaaaagagtatttttttagtattcttATTTGATATTGTAAGCGTATTAAGGAATATTAAAGCataatatttagttttatttcatataatattatattaaatatttcaaatgtataatttcttttcaagttcTGGTGTCCTTCAGAGTAAAAGTGCAGTCATGCAGGACACCTAGAATGTTGCACATGCTTGCAGTAAATTACAGAGTCAGCGGAAATTAAAATGAGCCATTGAAGTTTTCCACTCACATTATAAAAAGGAATAGAAAGATTCTTAAGGTAAATCTTGGGAGTTGTACAATTCGGTGCAACAACAGGATGCTTTTACTCCTGTTGCACCTtgaggggagagagagacagacacacacatacatatagaGATACAGATGTATATGTCACGGCGTAATTGTGATAGGGGACCAGGCTGGCATGCCCAGAAGCCACCAGGGAGGCTGTGTGCACGTAGAACCTGGCtgtggcagaggctgcagcagcgccagcagccagggaagcagTTAGCCGGTGTTGCCCTCACCTCATGTTTCAGTGTCTGCTTTCCCAATCTGGCTGCCCTCAGAGGTGGGGGTTTGGTCTTCAAGGACAGTAGCTTTTATTCCAGCCCCTTGCAGACATTCTTGTGTTTATCCACACCAAGGCAATTGTCAggcactgcagccctgccagagctCTTCTGGGAAGCTCAGCATGGCTATAACcctgaattttatattttttttctgttcttttaaatgctCTTGCTTCTGTGTTGTTCATGTGTCAATCCATTTTCTCTATTAGGTTTCTGAGGAACTGTATTTAATAAACGTGTGTGGGAACAATTCATATTCCCCTTGAGATCATATTACATTCTTAcagtacatatatatataaatccaCTGAAAGCTTCCAGAACCTCTGTGAAAGTTTAGAATAAACTTTGTGCTTCATGTAGCTGAACTTGGCTTAAGCTTAAGAGCTTGTCTTGTTTTACCCCTTTTAAAGGATATGGAGGAGGATTTAACGAGCGAGAGAATGTTGAATATATAGAACGTGAAGAATCAGACGGGGAGTACGATGAGGTAAGATGAGGTATAGGTATTACTCCGGAGGGACACATGTTGTGTGATGTGTGTTTAGGAGATGTACATTTTACTTGGTTTCCTTGTGGGGAAAAGCACTAGTCAGAAATACATTGTGGTCCATCTGATTGTCAAATGCTTGTGTCAgagttttaaactgaaagtaaaTGCGTCCGTTTTGTCTTTCGGGGGGTAAAAACTAAGAATGAGTTCAAATTAAACTGGTAGAAGCTGGGTGTGTTAAATTTCTTAAGGAGGTGGCTTCAGGGTCATGAATATGGTTTTCAGCCAGATGTTCAACATCTGTTTTATAAAGATATCCCATAgacacaaatataaaatactgttgttaaattcagatttctaCTAATCTTGTCTGTGGATCCTAACGGTATCTAAGACAAGCATCTCTTTAGAAAGTTTCTTGCTGCTAATTGGTGTTTTATGATACTTCCTTTCCCTTTGAGGAATATCTTGTTTGAAATTGATGTGTACTTATTTTTTCATAGAAGTCTTATCAGAAAGTACAGTTGGAATTTACTTTTGATTAAAACGTGTTCTAATGGAATAAAATTTCCTAGTTTGGAcgcaaaaagaaaaagtatagAGGGAAACCAGTTGGTCCTGCATCTATCCTGAAGGAAGTAGAAGATAAAGAATCTGAAGGGGAAgatgaggaggatgaggatgaagatCTCTCCAAGTATAAATTGGATGAGGTAGCatggttttggttatttttcgagccattattttttattcGTTACTACAGTGCTGTTTAGTAGTAGCGGGATATATTGGTCTGTATTTTCAGCTGCCTTTAGACCAGTGTGGAGGAGTAGCTATCAGTATAATGgtgcctgctgcttcttgtaAAATATGTGTGCAagctctgttctgttctaaATATTCTAAATCCAAAGtcatataatttctttaaaCCATAAAATATTATAAGCTTatctgaaatcagaaaaattgtGAGGTCTTTGTTTAGAACCTTTATCTATGGCTGCCATATAAAGGGAATGTTCTTGAGTTTTATCCTTAGCTTTTTAGAAGCAGGTcagatttatgtttttataaagtggaataaaatattcagagaaaattttttttatctttcctgaAATACATGATTGTCACACATTGGATTGTCAATATCTTTGGACAGCAGTCCTGCAGAGACAAGCGTATATGCTTATTTTTTACACAGAAGTGACCAAATCCTGCATATGAAACATGTCTCTGCAGAATTATGCTACAGTTAAGATTTTTTGAGTCTGAAAATTATTCCAGGCACTCACTTAAACTAACCagtgaaaatgaatgttttttcattaacttcattaaataacagaaaatggGACTTTAGATGAGTGTTTTGCAGGCTTTTTGTTAGTCTGCTTTGAAATATAAACTTTCAGTCACTCTTATAGaatttttggattttattcaTTGCACTgacaacagtattttcaaaggttgggaaaaagcacaaaacaaaccatagaataaataaaaaaccactacctgaagaaaacagtcaaaatatttttatgtatttattgtatatctgcattttttccaggatgaggatgaagatgaTGCTGACCTTTCAAAATATAATCTTGATGCCAGTGAAGAAGAGGACactaataagaaaaagaaatccaataGGCGCAGTCGTTCTAAGTCTCGATCTTCCCACTCACGATCTTCATCGCGCTCATCCTCTCATTCAAGCTCAAGGTCTAGGTCCAGGTAAACGGGTACAGGTCAAGGGTAACGACAGGCAAAATGTCAGTATCTAActtctttatttacttttttttcttgattacCTTACAGTTTTAGTTTGATAATGTTAAGAATTTTATGTACAGAGTTTACATGGGTAGATAATGTTCTGTTCTTACCTTCTGTGGCTCCTCAGTAGGGAGGCTTCATatgtcctgttgcttgttttaGTCAAGTTGATATTTCAATtgaatcctttaaaaaaattctaaaatacaacttactttcaattttatttttaggcttGTTGGCCATACGTGATTCAATGGGTGAATTTCTTTAGCAAGTTTGAGTAGAGTTGTtgaagagagaagcagaaggggTGGTATTGTTAAAGTGGGAGGAAGTGGCAGAAGAGGGCAGTGATGATGCAGTCCAGACAGATTCAGTGAGAGGACAAAATGgcaaatatgtaaataaacaCAAGAAACTTGAACTTAGCTTGATGCTACAAAGCTTTAAGTACAGTGGACGTGTTGCCAGAATAACACTAAAGGTTTATATTGATCATGGGGCCACAACAAATGTCTGCTGGGTAGATGAAAGATCTTGCAGTATTACTTAAATTCAGTAATACATGAACaattcaataaatattttgtgatcGTGTGATGTAAGTAATGTTCTAGCTTTTTAGCTGCCTTACAGTTGATACAGGGATGATACTGATAGGTTTAAGGCCTCAAATTGCTACTGGATCATAGGGTTATACATAAAGTTCAAGTTTCTTCTAATCTTCCTAACTTTGTAACTGCACCTCTCTGCTCTCACTGCTGTAATCACAGCCTATGTTCTTCAGACCCTCATACTAAGCAGATGTCAGCCACGGTCTCCGTTCTGTCTTTCTGCCCATTGCTGTCacactttttttcatgctgccTCTTCTTTTGACAAATTACATTCTTGGCAATATGTATTGTCAGCCTCCCCACTCCTTCACATGCCGTCTTGAGACAGGTGTTTGCTGCCTGGTTCCAAGGAGGAGCAATAAGTGAATAATAGCGACTGGGCTGGCCGGCTTTCAGCAAGTTTTGTAAATGAAGTGAGGTGTGGAGCAAGATCTTTGAGGAAGTGGCTGTATTGTCCTGTGTGCAGATAGTACACAACCAGGGTGGGCTGCATTCCAGTGCAATTCTTAGGTTTAGGGGTGGGAAGGTCATAGAAGTCAGAAGAACTTCATCTGGCCATAATTTTGTTTGCTAATTCACAAATGTTAACAGTGAAGTGAAAAGTAGCATGTCAGAATTGAAATTTGCTAGGGAGCTTTCAATCTTCTGTGGGACTTTCTGCTTCTAGCTACAGATAAATAATTGGAAATATCAGTTGCTATTTGTGGGTACTcctttgtggctttttaaaaaggcttaaatacattttctagtTGGCATGTGttcatgctgcttttgtttggcacagtaaaatgaaaaagacatgGTAACGATATAAACTGGGAGATTGACAGCATATGTAATACGTTTTTCCTGAAAAGGTTATTGGAATTTGATAGCAATACCTCCTTTATACAATGGTTACTGCAAGTCTGCTACTGTTTTTACATATCTTTTGTGGTTtgtgctttaaagaaaatccatcaacatgaaaaatttgaaaattatttgacCAGTTGAAAGTAGTGTTAGATCTGTCCATATTTTAGCCAAGAATTAACtactgattaatttttaatgcaggGGAAAATCTTTACAGAAACTTGAAACTGCTTACAAAATGCTTGTGAAAACTTCTTGGGGAAAATTTGCGCTAGCTAATCATACTATTTCCTactctgcttttcaaagaaactaACTGATGGTTTTCAAGTTAAAGCACAAATTAAACGTTAAGACATTGATTTCATTAATAGTTAATGGGTACGCAGTTGTCCATTTTGCCAAATAACTGCAatcctgtttaatttttgtgtttgttttaggAAACATGGTAAAAAGCTGACTTTACAATTTTTTAACGGACCATCTTGCGATGTtaaagtttctgttttaaaatgtactgtGCTGATACTGGGGGAGTAGAGGAAATTGTCACTTCTTTAGTGACTCTAGTCCGAATTGTATTGATGCATCATTGCCTCTGCTGCTAACAGTAGCGGTTAGTCAGTTAAATACAAGTCCgacagtgggaaaaaaaaatcttccgTGTTGTTTCAGGTCCCATTCAAGAAGTTCTTCCAGTTCCAGATCAAGATCTCGTTCCAGTTCCAGAGAACACTCTAGATCTCGTGGGTCGAAATCAAGGTGAATGAGGTAGCACTCTCTccttgcagagagaaaaaagggcAGAAGAACCAACTGCTTGTTGATTTCATCGTAAAATTATGCCGGTCAAAAAACATTAACTCATTTTGATCTTGGAAGTCAGAATTCCTGGGGTCTCTGCACGAGGTTGTTGCCACTACAGATGTATTTCTTGAGAATGCGAGGTTTTGTTTGAAGAGTTTTAAGTCTGATCTAAGCTAGAGGAGTGGACGCCACAGATCTTCACTTTGGAGGAAGAAGAATTGAATGCATGTTTAACTTGCTTCAGtaatttttgctggttttgctggtttCCACTTTGGCT contains:
- the ZRANB2 gene encoding zinc finger Ran-binding domain-containing protein 2 isoform X3 — its product is MMKAGGTEIGKTLAEKSRGLFSANDWQCKTCGNVNWARRSECNMCNTPKYAKLEERTGYGGGFNERENVEYIEREESDGEYDEFGRKKKKYRGKPVGPASILKEVEDKESEGEDEEDEDEDLSKYKLDEDEDEDDADLSKYNLDASEEEDTNKKKKSNRRSRSKSRSSHSRSSSRSSSHSSSRSRSRSHSRSSSSSRSRSRSSSREHSRSRGSKSRSSSRSYRGSSTPRKRSYSSSRSSSSPERSKKRSRSRSSSSGDRKKRRSRSRSPERRRRSSSGSSHSGSRTSSKKK
- the ZRANB2 gene encoding zinc finger Ran-binding domain-containing protein 2 isoform X1, with the translated sequence MSTKNFRVSDGDWICPDKKFVSRCGNVNFARRTSCNRCGREKTTEAKMMKAGGTEIGKTLAEKSRGLFSANDWQCKTCGNVNWARRSECNMCNTPKYAKLEERTGYGGGFNERENVEYIEREESDGEYDEFGRKKKKYRGKPVGPASILKEVEDKESEGEDEEDEDEDLSKYKLDEDEDEDDADLSKYNLDASEEEDTNKKKKSNRRSRSKSRSSHSRSSSRSSSHSSSRSRSRSHSRSSSSSRSRSRSSSREHSRSRGSKSRSSSRSYRGSSTPRKRSYSSSRSSSSPERSKKRSRSRSSSSGDRKKRRSRSRSPERRRRSSSGSSHSGSRTSSKKK
- the ZRANB2 gene encoding zinc finger Ran-binding domain-containing protein 2 isoform X2 — its product is MSTKNFRVSDGDWICPDKKCGNVNFARRTSCNRCGREKTTEAKMMKAGGTEIGKTLAEKSRGLFSANDWQCKTCGNVNWARRSECNMCNTPKYAKLEERTGYGGGFNERENVEYIEREESDGEYDEFGRKKKKYRGKPVGPASILKEVEDKESEGEDEEDEDEDLSKYKLDEDEDEDDADLSKYNLDASEEEDTNKKKKSNRRSRSKSRSSHSRSSSRSSSHSSSRSRSRSHSRSSSSSRSRSRSSSREHSRSRGSKSRSSSRSYRGSSTPRKRSYSSSRSSSSPERSKKRSRSRSSSSGDRKKRRSRSRSPERRRRSSSGSSHSGSRTSSKKK